The window TCGTGAAACTGCTTCGGCTCGACGCAGCGATTGAGATCGATCTCCGCGTAGGCGATCCCTTCCTGGTCCTGCAATTCATCGCCAAAGACCCCGCCCGTCGGATCGACGAAGAAGCTAGCCGCACGTGGCGTCTGGTCGATCACGTCGGCGATGGTTCTGTCGCGTTCAACCAGGAAGGCCCGCATCGGCTGGTCCATGTAGCCGGCGGTGACGATCCCGAATACCTTGGCTTCGAAGCAATGGGCGCTGGCCCGGATGCGGTTGGCGGCGACGTTGTCGAAATTGCCGCCGCCTGCCGGGCGCCGCGTCGGCCACATCGGCGGCCAGCTCGAGATGTGCACCTGTTCACCCTGCGCCATCAGTGCGAAGCGGGCCAATGGATTGGTGTTCTCGCCACAGATCAACCCACCGATCCGGCCCTGCCGTGTCTCGGCGACCTTGAGGCCCGCACCGTCCCCCGACGACCACACCAGCTTCTCATAAAAGGTCGGAACCAGCTTGCGGTGATGAACCAGAATTTCGCCGGTCTCGCCGATCAACAGGTTCGAGTTCCACAGCCCCCCAACGCTGACGGCCGAGCGCTCGCTGATGCCGATCGAGACGGTGACGCCGAGGCCGCGCACCTCGGCGCACAGCCGCGCCACTTCCGGTCCGTCCACCAGCACGGACTGCTCCGCCATCCGCACGAACAGATCGTGATTGTCGATCGGCGGCCACAGCGCGGCCCAGACCGGAAAAGCGGGAATGTAGGTTTCGGGAAATGCGATCAGCTCGGCGCCGGCCCTGGCTGCCTCGCGCATGATGGCGATCGCCTTTTCGATGGTCGCCCGGCTGTCGAGGAAGACGGGCGCGGCGTGGACGGCAGCAGCCTTGAAACGAGGGAGCATGACGAAAATCCCGGCTAGGACTAGGGAGGCGAAGCGGTATCATCCCTGCCTTCGCGGCATGCATGGGAATTGTCGCAAGGTCGGTTGCGAAGGATCGGAGCCGACCGCGCGTTGGAACGGGAATTGCTTTGCTGGCAAGGTCCGCAATCCGGAGGCAGGTCATGTTCGATACGATCAACTGGGACGATTTGCGGGTCTTTCTCTGCGCCGCGCGTGCCGGAAATTTGAGTCAGACGGCAAAGCGGCTGCGGCTGGATCATTCCACCGTGAGCCGGCGGATCGCCCAGATGGAAGCTTCCCTCGGGATTGCGGTGTTCGAACGCCACCGCACCGGGCTCAAGCTCAACGAAGTCGGCGAGCGGTTGCTGCGTCATGCCGAGCGGGTCGAGAGCGCGGTGATCGCCATTCGCGAGGAAGCCAGCGCCAGCGACACCCAGGAACTCGTCGGGACCGTGCGGCTCGCCACCATGGAGGGGATCGCCTCGCTCTATCTGGCGCAACGCTTCGCGAAACTGCGTCGCACCGCGCCGCAACTCTCCGTCGAACTCGTCACGTCCGCGCAGACGGTCTATGTGCACAAGCGCGAAGCAGATCTGTTCGTGTCGTTCTTCCGGCCACCCGGTCCGGGCCTGATCTCCGAGCGCATCGGCAAGTTTCGGCTCGGGCTATTCGCCAGCCAGAGCTATCTCGACGATCACGGCATGCCTGCAAGCCTCGCGACCTCGGGGATCATTGGTTCGTCTCCTATATCGAGGACCTGATCCAGGTCGATTCGGTGCGCTGGCTCGCCGACGTCATCGAGGAGCCGAAGATCGCCTTCCACTCCAACAGCATGATCGCACAGATGAACGCCGCGGCGGGCGGCCTCGGCATCGTCATGCTGCCGAGCTTTGCCACCAACGACCGGCCCGACCTGATCCCCGTGCTGCCCACCCTCGCCGGCACCGTTCGCGAGGTCTGGCTCAACGTCCACAGCGACCTGCAATTTGCCCCGCGCATCCGCGCCGTCCGCGCGTTTCTGAAAAATACCCTGAAGCAGGACCCCGACATGCAGGTCACGCTAGCCGATGCCCTGCCGCAGCCGCGCACGGCAGATTGCAAAAATCCATAGTTCCCTTCCATCGGAGCCCGGCTGAAGCTCGTCCGATTGGCGCAAGGTAGCGCGCGCTGAAGTTTTGAGGGGGCAAACATGAACGTGGTTATTCCCGGCAATACCGATCCGGCGCCGAGCGTCAGCGCCTTGGCCAAGAAGCGGCT of the Bradyrhizobium quebecense genome contains:
- a CDS encoding carbon-nitrogen hydrolase family protein: MLPRFKAAAVHAAPVFLDSRATIEKAIAIMREAARAGAELIAFPETYIPAFPVWAALWPPIDNHDLFVRMAEQSVLVDGPEVARLCAEVRGLGVTVSIGISERSAVSVGGLWNSNLLIGETGEILVHHRKLVPTFYEKLVWSSGDGAGLKVAETRQGRIGGLICGENTNPLARFALMAQGEQVHISSWPPMWPTRRPAGGGNFDNVAANRIRASAHCFEAKVFGIVTAGYMDQPMRAFLVERDRTIADVIDQTPRAASFFVDPTGGVFGDELQDQEGIAYAEIDLNRCVEPKQFHDVVGYYNRFDIFGITVDRSRLTPARFRDEEQPMAKAQDEAILSIDADAVSNGQRRDARS